One Brassica napus cultivar Da-Ae chromosome C4, Da-Ae, whole genome shotgun sequence genomic region harbors:
- the LOC111211908 gene encoding 60S ribosomal protein L37a-2, translating into MAKRTKKVGIVGKYGTRYGASIRKQIKKMEVSQHSKYFCEFCGKYGVKRNAVGIWGCKDCGKVKAGGAYTMNTASAVTVRSTIRRLREQIEG; encoded by the exons ATG GCGAAGAGAACGAAGAAGGTAGGAATCGTCGGCAAGTACG GAACTCGTTATGGAGCGAGTATCAGGAAGCAGATTAAGAAGATGGAGGTCAGCCAGCACAGCAAGTACTTCTGTGAGTTCTGCGGCAAG TACGGAGTGAAGCGAAACGCAGTTGGTATCTGGGGATGCAAGGATTGTGGCAAGGTCAAGGCCGGTGGTGCTTACACCATGAACACCGCCAGTGCCGTCACTGTCAGAAGCACAATCAGGAGGTTGAGGGAGCAGATCGAGGGTTAA
- the LOC106375299 gene encoding LOW QUALITY PROTEIN: probable pyruvate kinase, cytosolic isozyme (The sequence of the model RefSeq protein was modified relative to this genomic sequence to represent the inferred CDS: deleted 1 base in 1 codon) — translation MAYEQKIKIGAAKTKMVWTLGAASRSVVMIEKLLEAGMNIARFDFSEGSHAHHQETIINLRTAIRNTGILCAVMLDTKGPEIRTGEGETINLPTLTRKDKVDIVQWGIPNRIDIIVLSSVHKGSDLDQVRNLLGMHANNIMLMSKIDNEEAAANVDEIMEKTDAVLLARGSPGVDQKKMIDKASALGIPIVTAIQILVGQTTDDDLTNAVLDCTTDCVMLLLT, via the exons ATGGCGTATGAACAAAAAATTAAGATTGGAGCGGCAAAGACTAAGATGGTGTGGACACTTGGAGCAGCGTCTAGATCTGTTGTGATGATAGAGAAGCTTCTCGAAGCTGGTATGAACATAGCCCGATTCGATTTCTCTGAGGGGTCTCACGCACACCACCAAGAAACTATCATTAATCTCAGAACCGCCATACGGAACACTGGTATCCTCTGCGCCGTCATGCTCGACACAAAG gGTCCTGAGATACGAACTGGAGAAGGAGAGACTATTAATCTCCCCACGCTTACACGGAAAGATAAAGTTGATATT GTTCAATGGGGAATTCCGAATAGGATCGACATCATTGTTCTGTCCTCTGTTCACAAAGGGTCTGATCTAGACCAAGTCAGGAACTTGCTTGGTATGCACGCAAACAACATCATGCTTATGTCAAAG ATTGACAATGAAGAAGCAGCTGCTAATGTGGATGAGATTATGGAGAAAACTGATGCAGTCTTGTTGGCTAGAGGCAGTCCGGGAGTGGATCAGAAAAAGATGATCGACAAGGCTAGTGCACTCGGGATACCGATCGTGACAGCCATACAGATTCTTGTGGGCCAAACCACCGACGACGATCTCACCAATGCTGTCCTCGATTGCACCACCGATTGCGTCATGCTCCTCCTGACATAG
- the LOC125585994 gene encoding uncharacterized protein LOC125585994 encodes MRKVLIVDATHLKNVYGGVLLVATAQDPDHHHYPIAFGVAYGENDQSWIWFMEQLKLAITDVPRLVFLSDRNRSLIKAVRLVFPEAEHGKYPSAAAYLDKSVEEKKWASCYFKGDRYNVDTTNSVESFNGVIRGARMYTLLPMFDVIIAKMAEWFNKYRKKAAEVPYNMKLVPIVEEEMSKRCVEGGFLTVKELNSFHLEYSVQGTDGKVYTVDMAMYTCSCEQFDKDKYPCVHAVAAATFMTHKAGKELHLSEYCSKYYLVEQWALAYHRTIYHVPHMSDWVIPEEVRAKKILPPDFEVKKGKPQQTRFPSVGESRGRGKRGKGSGRGSGRGTGRARGEGLAAYFECGSGSGSGV; translated from the exons ATGAGGAAAGTCCTCATTGTGGATGCAACACACCTCAAGAATGTTTATGGTGGAGTTCTCCTTGTTGCGACAGCTCAAGATCCCGATCATCACCACTACCCAATTGCATTTGGTGTAGCATATGGTGAGAATGATCAAAGCTGGATATGGTTTATGGAACAGTTGAAATTAGCGATAACTGATGTCCCCAGATTGGTGTTTCTTTCAGATAGAAACAGAAGCTTAATCAAGGCAGTACGTCTAGTGTTCCCTGAGGCCGAACATGG GAAGTATCCAAGTGCAGCGGCGTATCTTGACAAAAGtgttgaagagaagaaatgggCTAGCTGTTACTTTAAAGGAGATAGATACAATGTCGACACCACCAATTCAGTAGAATCTTTTAATGGTGTTATTAGGGGAGCGAGAATGTACACCTTACTGCCAATGTTTGATGTAATCATTGCAAAAATGGCTGAATGGTTTAACAAGTATAGGAAGAAGGCAGCTGAAGTACCATACAACATGAAGCTTGTGCCTATTGTGGAAGAGGAAATGTCTAAAAGATGTGTTGAAGGAGGGTTTCTCACAGTTAAAGAGTTAAACAGCTTCCATCTTGAGTACAGTGTGCAAGGTACTGACGGGAAGGTTTATACCGTTGATATGGCTATGTACACTTGTAGCTGTGAGCAATTTGATAAAGACAAATACCCATGTGTGCATGCAGTCGCGGCTGCCACATTCATGACACATAAAGCAGGAAAGGAACTCCATCTATCTGAGTATTGTTCTAAGTACTATTTGGTAGAGCAATGGGCTTTGGCTTATCACAGGACAATATATCATGTTCCTCATATGTCTGATTGGGTTATACCAGAAGAAGTTAGAGCAAAGAAAATACTTCCTCCGGATTTTGAAGTCAAGAAAGGAAAACCACAACAAACAAGGTTTCCATCAGTAGGAGAATCTCGTGGAAGAGGAAAAAGAGGCAAAGGGAGTGGTAGAGGGAGTGGCAGAGGCACGGGCAGAGCCAGAGGAGAAGGTCTTGCAGCATATTTTGAATGTGGAAGTGGTTCGGGTTCAGGTGTTTGA
- the LOC106372782 gene encoding uncharacterized protein LOC106372782 produces the protein MEDEEEEKVRGRRRTCGPKNFDWLRLGCGPYVLALCTGMRPVVMMIDYGGKMHDLQDRFSKIASLLLSSSSNITTCMVEPSKESNLGMQLTSIQKLFSSTFPLHGSNNDTTTALDEANSSQPSLFIDLSCCLQDTKIWLLEYPVVYLFGTYHIEDAIYNLPTKSLRIFKVLVQRGEYFHLEELTSSSVPYELSMKSGLKHFWRG, from the exons ATGGAGGATGAAGAGGAGGAGAAAgtacgaggaagaagaagaacatgtGGACCAAAGAATTTTGATTGGTTAAGGTTAGGATGTGGGCCAT ATGTGCTGGCACTATGCACGGGAATGAGACCAGTTGTGATGATGATTGACTATGGTGGCAAGATGCATGACCTACAAGATCGCTTCTCCAAGATCGCTTCTctacttctttcttcttcaagcaACATTACTACATGT ATGGTAGAACCGAGCAAGGAAAGCAATCTAGGGATGCAGCTTACGTCGATTCAGAAGCTATTCTCTTCCACATTTCCTTTACATGGAAGCAATAATGATACCACTACAGCACTTGATGAAGCCAATTCTTCTCAGCCTTCTTTATTCATTGATCTTAGTTGTTGTTTACAAGACACTAAG ATATGGCTGCTGGAATATCCGGTTGTGTATTTATTCGGCACATACCACATAGAAGATGCTATCTACAACCTCCCAACCAAGTCTCTCCGCATCTTCAAAGTTCTTGTACAAAG GGGAGAATACTTTCATTTAGAAGAGCTAACAAG TTCTTCGGTTCCATATGAGCTGAGTATGAAGTCTGGGCTGAAGCATTTCTGGAGAGGATGA
- the LOC111211907 gene encoding protein BASIC PENTACYSTEINE6-like, protein MDDGGHRDNGRHKAPQGQWMMQQQQQQQQPSMKQVMSIIAERDAAIQERNLAISERKSAVAERDMAFLQRDTAIAERNNAIMERDSALTALQYRDNSMATSRQHQPHMHHQHQHQHHMLQLTENAYETRETETSPPTTGSALESAKPKRGRKLKDPKAAAANKRGPKTQRKVKKENEDDLSKIMFVKTTTLDYSEEEEEATGSKSDWKSREMVVGLNQVVYDETTMPPPVCSCTGVLRQCYKWGNGGWQSSCCTTTLSMHPLPALPNKKHARVGGRKMSGSAFNKYLSRLAAEGHHDLSSHVDLKDHWAKHGTNRYITIK, encoded by the exons ATGGATGATGGTGGGCATCGTGACAATGGTCGGCACAAAGCACCTCAGGGCCAG TGGATgatgcagcagcagcagcagcagcagcaaccaTCGATGAAACAAGTGATGTCGATAATAGCAGAGCGCGACGCAGCGATCCAGGAGAGGAACCTAGCTATATCAGAGAGAAAATCAGCTGTAGCTGAGCGAGACATGGCGTTTCTCCAGCGAGACACTGCCATCGCTGAGCGAAACAACGCGATCATGGAGAGAGACAGTGCTCTCACAGCTCTACAATACCGTGACAACTCAATGGCTACTTCACGCCAGCACCAACCGCACATGCATCATCAACATCAACATCAACATCACATGCTTCAGTTAACTGAAAATGCGTATGAGAccagagaaacagagacatcACCACCTACTACTGGATCCGCCTTGGAATCTGCCAAACCAAAACGCGGTAGAAAACTGAAAGATCCAAAGGCAGCAGCTGCTAATAAGAGAGGGCCAAAGACTCAGAGGAAGGTTAAGAAAGAGAACGAAGACGACTTAAGCAAGATAATGTTTGTGAAGACAACAACCCTTGACTacagcgaagaagaagaagaagcaacagGATCTAAATCGGATTGGAAAAGTCGAGAAATGGTGGTGGGGCTTAACCAGGTTGTGTACGACGAGACAACAATGCCCCCACCTGTCTGTTCATGCACAGGAGTTCTCAGACAATGCTACAAATGGGGAAACGGAGGTTGGCAGTCATCGTGTTGCACTACCACACTGTCTATGCATCCGTTACCAGCACTGCCTAACAAAAAACATGCCAGAGTTGGTGGAAGGAAAATGAGTGGAAGCGCCTTCAACAAGTATCTAAGCAGGCTTGCTGCGGAAGGGCACCATGATCTCTCAAGCCATGTTGATCTTAAGGACCATTGGGCAAAGCACGGTACAAACCGTTATATTACGATCAAATGA
- the LOC106383742 gene encoding uncharacterized protein At3g43530-like: protein MCKSRFTKTSMRGYPLEDIYRALGDTKTIHSVLEPNIGEEMLLARIIDLEREYDRQGSPSETWNHWLTVKQKSIWWEELYDLDQAARVFTKKKDKEKVTLAEASSSDSSLQGLENRLLYFMGEAFVGLNFTVETKLEAVDLRLGGIEKNQRLLRCRAKKIKKRLTSIENKVSEKPNRGEDMDFGQCDGTDFGQWDGKEKDDAEEEEKEKSGKEKEKSGEVDKDKENSETDEENGSERELNELKERCRVQADELWRKVEAAEAEEDQANDERKEAATNEESIENSEDDEKV, encoded by the exons ATGTGCAAGAGCCGGTTTACAAAGACCAGTATGAGGGGCTATCCTTTGGAAGACATATACCGAGCGCTTGGAGACACAAAG actaTTCACAGTGTGTTGGAACCAAATATTGGTGAGGAAATGTTGTTGGCTCGTATCATTGACTTGGAACGAGAGTATGACCGTCAGGGCAGCCCAAGCGAGACTTGGAACCACTGGTTAACTGTGAAGCAGAAGAGTATTTGGTGGGAAGAGCTGTATGATTTAGATCAAGCTGCACGAGTGTTTACAAAAAAGAAGGACAAAGAAAAGGTGACGTTAGCAGAAGCATCATCCTCTGATTCGAGCTTGCAAGGTCTGGAAAATAGGCTTTTGTATTTCATGGGAGAAGCATTTGTTGGACTTAACTTTACGGTGGAGACAAAGCTGGAGGCTGTTGATTTGAGGCTGGGTGGAATTGAAAAGAACCAGCGGCTGTTGAGATGCAGggctaaaaaaataaaaaaaaggctAACATCTATCGAGAATAAGGTGAGTGAGAAGCCGAATCGTGGTGAAGACATGGATTTTGGACAGTGCGATGGTACGGATTTTGGACAGTGGGATGGGAAGGAAAAAGATGATgctgaggaagaagagaaggagaagagtggcaaagagaaggagaagagtggAGAGGTTGATAAAGATAAGGAAAACAGCGAGACTGATGAGGAAAATGGTAGTGAGCGAGAGTTGAACGAACTGAAGGAGAGATGTAGAGTACAGGCTGATGAACTATGGAGGAAAGTAGAGGCAGCTGAGGCTGAAGAGGATCAAGCAAATGACGAAAGGAAAGAGGCTGCAACCAATGAGGAAAGCATTGAGAATAGTGAGGATGATGAGAAAGTGTAG